The following proteins are co-located in the Echinicola sp. 20G genome:
- a CDS encoding cache domain-containing protein, giving the protein MHVSKKGVVILTTMVLIALSFMFYFFVYVKSNEKTLISNNQRVLNNINHNIENLLENNRKIISNRDSLKNRGEIFFEYEDHQILYKQIRDTTIKGEAKQKDTVTVASEKYDEIFENPLVYRKDVFDFVSIIKIKLGKKQDLITLYSNKDIGNLYYSKDSIVNVFQTKNIFELDLGYASYTTFNSLHCNDDESMIYVCGFIDADRFNDEKREVSVFFISFAIILVILIVLALPIIKLFIMSNVERLYIKDVFFTGASITVLPAVIILLFMFFTTQLIQSRHDTKVNLEVLNSTLSNNLQKEFRNVIALLNIIKDQLPDTSELDYQRLLNNEKEWKNGSKYKFDPMINQLKSVSGFFYSLPDETGMTSANGPYYAAFHNVRGKDFKNALPSENPVDLDKLVDAFAYFNSIFWTDSAGKVKIYISSENKPKQLSNLSHRNYVMKNVNGEHKKIDNMPIYFESIRSVSDGNYEIGIGIPTGHPYLQALACSFSLSSLIDPILDKGYGFCLFDETGKTLFHSEKVRNLNENFLEETGEKFQPYLKSGTSVFESVNYMNKPHYMSVNKLDFVDGYYLATFADQQYINSPNAIAINLTLEMQLGYLTLLFMFYALMYLFSVKANKLRQKIFIFNWLRPYTYPLNEFKVTYMVLGYINALGVLYILICWGKFSNYPDMLIQKTLMIGAIWMAINYIVLSKRLPNSKKLYTLFHKGENTVPLRVLFIIVGLCFIFSSIHLYRNLQISVVSVVTDVIFMAIVAYIIYFLLDYVLKDTHSDKEVKSGEKWKTYMSYKIFVFSLLTLISVVPTFIFFSISYNKENELLLKYAKHELVNKYVAWEGAKVAQYYDWAENKKIEKVISAEEFIRSMKTKEKLYQAYSDIITENVVLETAGLSKATSYFDKVYPKMRIDFNQYGNDSEGYVRDKACDEKWYFLGDDTFYLMGQGQQKGIAASGDVMSFSALLGKYKILFLALMVVLVILNYVLLRATTQKIFGLDFKAYADKLILNNNLEKHGEQLIQIYAESDRLRRINVNNIQLDNFNNTLLVGINASHIRNIYNCLKKEYKNDFYTLDLMQLPNLLNMDLDHLVNESSSTGTATVKDYIFENKELGMNIPLEYLFIAARGGHDSLKRALSNKFDAESYAGAFPFQAMVYIEHFEFDYDDFALNRVKLNILQRLVNNPSIRVVVSSCISPVKIYEHYEDEIKKFDKALSAGKDVNFEEMDRLKSDYKMWLYLLGGFYRISIAFDPLPDKWEEKVLASHNNETLKGELSHGQYLNQLYLKSDFYAEDVSDEDIILNIQETSYSYYYSIWNSLSKEERYIVFDIAKDKFVNTNNVDGIIDLLHKGILIFDHSLRLMNESFTNFVLSKVNSNEALARELESKQKGTWNTASAVLVLVVISLLVFISFGKVHVLSEVNTVVASAGAALTLLLRLGGLFAIGKSVKG; this is encoded by the coding sequence ATGCATGTCTCCAAGAAAGGGGTTGTCATTTTGACAACCATGGTGCTCATTGCGCTTTCCTTTATGTTCTATTTTTTTGTGTATGTAAAAAGCAATGAAAAAACCCTGATTTCCAATAATCAAAGGGTGCTCAATAATATCAACCACAATATTGAAAACCTGCTGGAAAATAATAGGAAGATCATCAGTAATAGGGATTCATTGAAGAATAGAGGTGAAATTTTCTTTGAATATGAGGACCATCAAATTCTTTATAAACAAATAAGGGATACTACTATCAAGGGCGAGGCTAAACAAAAAGATACCGTCACAGTTGCCAGCGAAAAGTATGATGAAATCTTTGAAAATCCTTTGGTATACAGAAAGGATGTTTTTGACTTTGTAAGTATTATTAAAATTAAGCTAGGGAAAAAGCAAGACCTTATCACATTGTATAGTAACAAGGACATTGGAAACCTTTATTACTCAAAAGACAGTATAGTCAATGTTTTTCAGACCAAGAACATATTTGAGCTCGACTTAGGCTATGCCAGCTACACAACCTTTAACAGCCTTCATTGTAATGATGACGAAAGCATGATATATGTATGTGGGTTTATTGATGCTGACCGGTTTAATGACGAAAAGCGAGAGGTCTCCGTATTCTTTATCTCTTTTGCAATTATACTGGTTATTCTTATTGTGCTGGCCTTACCGATTATTAAGTTGTTCATCATGAGCAATGTGGAAAGGTTGTATATCAAAGACGTCTTCTTTACAGGAGCATCCATAACGGTTCTCCCGGCCGTAATTATCCTGCTTTTCATGTTTTTTACCACCCAATTGATCCAGTCGAGGCATGATACCAAAGTGAATTTAGAAGTATTGAACAGTACCTTAAGCAATAATCTTCAAAAAGAATTTCGGAATGTCATTGCGTTGCTGAATATCATCAAAGATCAACTGCCGGATACTTCTGAACTGGACTACCAAAGACTATTGAATAATGAAAAAGAATGGAAAAATGGTAGTAAATATAAATTTGATCCGATGATCAACCAGTTAAAATCGGTGTCCGGTTTTTTCTACAGTTTGCCAGATGAGACGGGTATGACATCAGCAAATGGGCCATATTATGCCGCTTTTCATAATGTAAGAGGAAAGGATTTTAAAAACGCCTTACCATCTGAAAATCCAGTTGACTTGGATAAATTGGTTGATGCTTTTGCCTACTTTAACTCGATTTTTTGGACCGATTCAGCAGGAAAGGTTAAGATTTATATCTCCAGTGAAAATAAACCCAAACAGTTGTCAAACCTTAGTCACAGAAATTATGTGATGAAAAATGTCAACGGTGAGCATAAAAAAATTGACAATATGCCTATTTATTTTGAGTCCATAAGGTCGGTGAGTGACGGGAATTATGAAATCGGCATAGGCATACCAACAGGACATCCATACCTACAAGCCTTGGCCTGTAGCTTTTCTTTATCCTCATTAATTGACCCTATATTGGATAAGGGATATGGCTTTTGTCTGTTTGATGAAACAGGTAAAACCTTGTTTCACTCTGAGAAGGTGAGAAACCTAAATGAGAATTTTTTGGAGGAAACAGGAGAAAAGTTTCAGCCTTATTTGAAGAGTGGTACATCGGTTTTTGAATCGGTCAATTATATGAACAAGCCACATTATATGTCAGTGAACAAGCTGGACTTTGTGGATGGTTACTATTTGGCCACCTTTGCAGATCAGCAATATATCAATTCCCCTAATGCCATTGCCATAAACCTTACTTTAGAGATGCAATTGGGATATTTGACTTTGCTTTTCATGTTCTATGCATTGATGTATTTGTTCTCAGTTAAAGCCAATAAACTGAGGCAAAAGATATTTATTTTTAATTGGCTTCGACCGTATACCTATCCTTTAAATGAGTTTAAAGTGACCTATATGGTATTGGGATATATCAATGCATTGGGAGTTCTGTATATTCTTATTTGTTGGGGTAAGTTTTCAAACTATCCGGATATGTTGATTCAAAAGACCCTTATGATCGGAGCGATATGGATGGCCATCAATTATATTGTTTTATCCAAAAGATTGCCCAATAGTAAGAAACTCTACACATTATTTCATAAGGGAGAAAATACGGTTCCACTGAGGGTTTTATTTATTATCGTAGGCCTATGTTTTATATTTAGTTCTATTCACTTGTATAGAAATCTTCAAATTTCTGTAGTATCTGTGGTCACAGATGTAATATTTATGGCTATCGTGGCCTATATAATTTATTTCTTGTTGGATTATGTCTTAAAGGATACACATAGTGATAAAGAAGTCAAATCTGGAGAAAAATGGAAGACTTATATGTCATATAAGATATTTGTCTTTTCATTGTTGACATTGATTTCAGTAGTACCCACTTTTATTTTTTTCTCCATTAGCTATAACAAGGAAAACGAATTGCTTCTCAAGTATGCAAAACATGAACTTGTTAATAAATATGTAGCTTGGGAGGGTGCAAAAGTAGCACAGTACTATGATTGGGCAGAAAACAAGAAGATCGAAAAGGTAATAAGTGCGGAGGAATTTATCAGGAGTATGAAAACAAAGGAAAAGCTGTACCAAGCTTATTCTGACATAATAACTGAAAATGTTGTTTTGGAAACAGCGGGACTGTCGAAAGCCACCTCTTATTTTGATAAGGTTTATCCCAAGATGCGGATTGACTTCAATCAATATGGTAACGATTCAGAAGGTTATGTAAGAGATAAGGCATGCGATGAGAAATGGTATTTTTTAGGGGATGACACTTTTTACCTGATGGGGCAGGGGCAGCAAAAGGGGATAGCTGCTAGTGGTGATGTAATGTCATTTTCGGCTTTATTAGGAAAGTATAAAATACTGTTTTTAGCGTTGATGGTAGTTTTGGTCATTTTAAACTATGTTTTATTACGAGCAACAACCCAGAAAATATTCGGTTTGGACTTTAAGGCTTATGCAGATAAGTTGATTTTGAACAATAACCTTGAAAAGCATGGGGAACAATTGATCCAGATTTATGCAGAGTCAGATCGATTGAGAAGAATCAATGTGAACAATATTCAACTGGACAATTTCAACAATACATTACTGGTAGGGATTAATGCTTCGCATATCAGGAATATTTACAATTGCCTCAAAAAGGAGTATAAAAACGATTTTTATACACTTGACCTGATGCAGTTACCCAACTTGTTGAATATGGATTTAGATCATTTGGTAAATGAGTCTTCTTCTACAGGTACTGCCACTGTCAAGGATTATATTTTTGAAAACAAGGAGTTGGGTATGAATATTCCCTTGGAGTACCTGTTTATTGCTGCCAGGGGAGGACATGATTCATTAAAAAGGGCATTGTCCAATAAGTTTGATGCAGAATCATATGCTGGAGCCTTTCCTTTTCAGGCCATGGTGTACATTGAGCATTTTGAATTTGATTATGATGATTTTGCGCTAAATCGCGTTAAGCTTAATATTCTACAGCGATTGGTCAATAATCCCTCCATTAGGGTGGTAGTTTCATCTTGTATCAGTCCGGTCAAAATCTATGAGCATTACGAAGATGAAATCAAGAAATTTGATAAGGCGCTATCAGCCGGAAAGGATGTCAATTTTGAAGAAATGGACCGGTTGAAGTCTGACTATAAAATGTGGTTGTATCTGTTAGGAGGCTTTTACCGAATCAGCATTGCTTTTGATCCATTACCAGACAAATGGGAAGAAAAGGTTCTTGCTAGCCATAACAACGAAACACTAAAGGGGGAATTGAGTCATGGGCAGTATCTCAATCAACTTTACCTAAAGTCAGATTTCTATGCTGAAGACGTTTCCGATGAAGACATAATCCTGAATATCCAGGAAACTTCTTATTCTTATTATTACTCCATTTGGAACAGTCTTTCCAAAGAAGAAAGGTACATCGTGTTTGATATTGCAAAGGATAAATTTGTAAATACCAACAACGTGGATGGGATCATTGACCTTTTGCACAAAGGGATTTTGATATTTGATCATTCTTTGAGGTTGATGAATGAGAGTTTTACCAATTTTGTCCTCTCAAAGGTTAATAGCAATGAAGCTTTGGCCAGAGAATTGGAGTCTAAACAAAAGGGCACTTGGAATACCGCCTCAGCGGTGCTCGTGCTGGTGGTGATCAGTTTATTGGTTTTTATTTCTTTTGGAAAAGTCCATGTGCTGAGTGAAGTCAATACGGTTGTAGCCTCAGCCGGTGCTGCATTAACCTTACTCTTGAGATTAGGAGGATTGTTTGCTATAGGCAAATCTGTAAAAGGTTAG
- a CDS encoding OmpW family outer membrane protein, whose amino-acid sequence MKLKILLIAILTIVGLNTVNAQQGYSEFQLNYLPSLPLGETKDFTSKFSFRGLGIEYNYYIQDHLSIGLATGIVTYYEASDGIQSLTVVEDGNNVTLSAKQYNYTNVVPILANGTYYLQPSGQVQPYIGLGIGGYYVMRWVEMGLYQVKDDKMQFGVAPKVGVMAPLSYGLALNLGLQYNSAFGDQPFNSLDFKIGLAWKY is encoded by the coding sequence ATGAAATTGAAAATATTATTAATAGCAATACTGACAATTGTGGGACTTAACACAGTTAATGCCCAGCAAGGATATTCTGAATTCCAACTTAACTACTTACCATCATTACCTCTTGGTGAAACTAAGGATTTTACCAGCAAGTTCTCATTTAGAGGTTTAGGAATCGAATACAATTATTACATCCAAGATCATCTCTCTATTGGACTTGCCACTGGAATTGTCACATATTACGAAGCGAGCGATGGAATTCAAAGCCTAACCGTAGTAGAAGATGGTAATAACGTTACCCTAAGTGCTAAACAATATAACTACACCAATGTAGTCCCTATCCTAGCCAATGGCACTTACTACTTACAGCCTTCAGGTCAGGTGCAACCTTATATTGGTTTGGGGATAGGAGGATACTATGTCATGCGTTGGGTAGAGATGGGACTTTATCAAGTAAAAGATGATAAAATGCAATTTGGTGTAGCACCTAAAGTTGGTGTCATGGCTCCTTTGTCCTATGGACTGGCCCTTAACCTAGGCCTTCAATACAATAGTGCTTTTGGTGACCAACCTTTCAATAGTCTGGATTTCAAAATAGGATTAGCTTGGAAATATTAG
- a CDS encoding DUF4136 domain-containing protein gives MLRKLKTNILVASLFMAIGCTPNGAEFVDELDLVLTIEDPDVNYDDYETYYMPDSIVLISNDNNSELDKVTEQLILVKIDEHFQQMGWEKRVNAETDGSDVVLLVSVIDLVNFQIVGWWDYWGWWPGWGWYGPVYPPGGWYPGYPGGCCYFGGVYSYREGTLIIEMVDPNNATANSDSDPDPLPILWAGGLNGLLEGSQSNLNNRIDRGLDQIFADSPYLNK, from the coding sequence ATGCTAAGAAAGCTTAAAACCAACATTTTAGTCGCCAGTCTTTTTATGGCAATAGGCTGCACACCCAACGGTGCAGAGTTTGTTGACGAACTGGACCTGGTATTGACTATCGAAGATCCCGATGTCAATTATGACGACTACGAAACCTATTATATGCCCGATAGTATTGTCCTTATATCAAATGACAATAATTCTGAACTGGATAAAGTCACCGAGCAATTGATCTTGGTAAAGATTGATGAACATTTCCAACAAATGGGCTGGGAGAAAAGGGTAAATGCAGAAACCGACGGGTCAGATGTGGTGCTGCTTGTATCTGTTATAGACTTGGTGAATTTCCAGATTGTCGGCTGGTGGGATTATTGGGGTTGGTGGCCAGGCTGGGGATGGTATGGCCCTGTTTATCCTCCTGGAGGATGGTATCCAGGTTATCCAGGTGGCTGTTGTTATTTTGGTGGGGTGTATTCTTATAGAGAAGGAACACTGATCATTGAAATGGTTGACCCGAACAATGCCACGGCAAATTCGGATAGTGATCCAGATCCACTTCCTATTTTATGGGCAGGAGGTTTGAATGGCCTCTTGGAAGGTAGCCAAAGCAATCTCAACAATAGAATTGATCGTGGCCTTGACCAGATTTTCGCGGACTCACCTTATTTGAACAAATAA
- a CDS encoding PIG-L family deacetylase: MKLNTSLFLFLFSVLCPLVSWSADRHPSSEIYHQLLKLRETKRVLYIAAHPDDENTRLIAYLGNKEHVQVGYLSLTRGDGGQNLIGKELGVELGMIRTQELLRARETDGGQQFFSRAIDFGYSKNPNETLNNWDKEKLLSDVVWVIRNYQPDIIINRFNTIPGTTHGHHTTSAILSTEAFSAAADSNAFPEQLEMVGTWKTKRVFWNAYSWGRPYEPESGSVYHSFPVGEYDDLLGTTYAQIAADSRTMHKSQGFGSTASVGNSEDVIELVDGEKFKSSPFEGIENRWDNVAQGDHIKEALDKAIEEFDFVHLDKNIPALIEIKKLLDNVDSSEKWVLDKKKLIKEIIAQALGLKIEFLAEKQQAYIGEELSSTLLFNNPSTVPVELVKIDVQGGNHSINTSLTNNEVKREPIRLEFGKDSPISQPYWIENEPQENLFQVKEQSKIGMPFNDPTVSGKVTFKVADELLEMDIPLKYKYNDPVDGEVNQPFVVLPPVQLSIEQEQVYAISGKPAIFSINVSFAKDIVDGKLELIGLPQGAYKILNEFSLPGKKEKVYQLSINGDAKLGKTTVKAQYVTVSGDVFDTGLRHISYKHIPELTYFPKATFDLIKLDLKMSDQRIGYIPGAGDDVPEVLKSLGYNVTMLENGRLTKESLVPFNTVIIGIRAFNVNDQVVEQFNELMEYVESGGNLIVQYNTTASLKTNHLGPYPFDISRKRVSVEDSPVEIDFKAHKVMQGPNKIGMEDFDNWIQERGLYFPDHWDEHYVTPISMHDLGESPSKGSLLLVNYGKGTYTYSGISWFRLLPAGVPGAIKLFVNLIEQGNG; encoded by the coding sequence ATGAAGCTTAATACCTCGCTTTTTTTGTTTCTTTTTTCTGTATTGTGTCCTCTAGTTTCATGGAGTGCTGACAGACACCCTTCATCAGAAATATATCATCAGTTATTGAAGCTTAGGGAGACCAAGCGTGTATTGTATATCGCTGCCCACCCAGATGATGAAAATACCAGGCTCATAGCTTATTTAGGGAATAAGGAACATGTACAAGTAGGCTACCTATCATTGACCAGAGGAGATGGAGGACAAAACCTGATAGGAAAGGAGCTAGGAGTGGAACTGGGCATGATCAGGACTCAGGAACTGCTGAGAGCTAGAGAGACAGATGGTGGCCAGCAATTTTTTTCAAGAGCGATTGACTTTGGGTACAGTAAAAATCCAAATGAAACACTGAACAACTGGGACAAAGAAAAGCTCCTTTCGGATGTAGTTTGGGTAATTAGAAATTATCAGCCAGACATAATTATCAATCGTTTCAACACCATTCCAGGAACTACGCACGGACATCATACTACTTCTGCTATTTTATCTACAGAAGCTTTTTCTGCTGCGGCAGACTCCAATGCATTCCCAGAACAATTGGAAATGGTAGGAACTTGGAAGACAAAGAGAGTCTTTTGGAATGCTTACAGTTGGGGAAGACCATATGAACCTGAATCTGGAAGTGTATATCATTCATTTCCAGTGGGCGAGTACGATGACCTTCTAGGGACCACTTATGCCCAAATAGCAGCCGATAGCAGGACCATGCACAAATCCCAAGGGTTTGGATCAACAGCTTCAGTTGGGAATAGTGAGGATGTCATAGAATTAGTGGATGGAGAGAAGTTTAAATCTAGCCCTTTTGAAGGAATAGAAAACAGATGGGATAATGTAGCGCAAGGAGATCATATCAAGGAGGCCTTGGATAAAGCGATCGAGGAATTTGATTTTGTCCATTTGGATAAAAATATTCCGGCCTTGATCGAGATAAAAAAACTATTGGATAATGTTGATTCTTCGGAAAAGTGGGTATTGGACAAGAAAAAACTAATCAAAGAAATCATAGCCCAAGCACTTGGTTTGAAGATTGAATTTCTAGCAGAAAAGCAGCAAGCTTACATAGGAGAAGAACTGTCTTCAACATTACTTTTTAATAATCCGTCCACAGTGCCTGTGGAATTAGTGAAGATTGACGTACAAGGAGGGAACCATTCGATCAATACTAGTTTGACAAACAATGAAGTGAAGAGAGAGCCTATCAGGTTGGAGTTTGGAAAGGATAGTCCCATTTCTCAGCCTTACTGGATTGAAAATGAACCACAGGAGAATTTATTTCAAGTTAAGGAGCAAAGCAAAATTGGTATGCCTTTTAACGATCCAACCGTATCTGGAAAAGTGACATTCAAGGTAGCTGATGAATTGTTGGAAATGGATATTCCACTAAAATACAAATACAATGACCCTGTAGATGGCGAGGTCAATCAGCCTTTTGTCGTTTTACCACCCGTACAACTTTCTATTGAACAAGAACAAGTATATGCCATTTCGGGTAAGCCTGCAATTTTCAGTATAAATGTAAGTTTTGCCAAAGACATCGTGGATGGAAAGTTGGAGTTGATTGGACTTCCCCAAGGAGCTTATAAAATCCTCAATGAATTTAGTCTTCCTGGAAAAAAAGAAAAAGTTTATCAGCTCAGTATTAATGGAGATGCCAAATTAGGAAAAACAACCGTAAAGGCCCAATACGTAACAGTGTCAGGTGATGTTTTTGATACAGGGTTAAGGCATATTTCTTACAAGCATATTCCTGAATTGACTTATTTTCCTAAAGCTACTTTTGATTTGATCAAGCTAGATTTGAAGATGAGTGATCAACGTATTGGGTATATTCCGGGAGCGGGTGATGATGTTCCTGAGGTGCTCAAAAGCTTGGGATACAATGTAACCATGTTGGAAAATGGAAGACTGACCAAAGAAAGTTTAGTTCCTTTTAACACTGTCATTATTGGGATCAGGGCATTTAATGTAAATGATCAGGTGGTTGAACAATTCAATGAACTGATGGAATATGTGGAAAGTGGAGGAAACCTAATTGTCCAATACAATACTACTGCTTCGTTGAAAACAAATCATCTTGGGCCATATCCATTTGATATATCCAGAAAAAGAGTCTCTGTGGAAGACTCACCAGTGGAGATTGATTTCAAAGCCCATAAAGTCATGCAAGGTCCCAACAAGATCGGTATGGAGGACTTTGATAATTGGATTCAGGAGCGGGGACTTTACTTTCCTGATCATTGGGATGAGCATTATGTTACGCCTATTTCCATGCATGATCTAGGTGAAAGCCCCAGCAAAGGAAGTTTACTTTTAGTGAATTATGGAAAAGGAACCTATACATATTCGGGCATATCTTGGTTTAGACTTTTGCCCGCAGGTGTGCCTGGAGCAATAAAGCTATTTGTTAATTTAATTGAACAAGGGAATGGATGA
- a CDS encoding DUF4136 domain-containing protein, protein MKRYIAIATALMVSIILNSCSVGKVLDTSSAPDFSISDYQSFDFYKTDLDITEMPEYGKRVDWIKEAIKNKLSTMGIEQDTDNPDLLVNIGIVLEEKVQTRETDLRSDPPMYVGQRNYHWEVQEVPVGTYKEGTFTVDLVDKETDKMVWQGISQGVITENDEKAKKYIVEGVNNLMSEIEEK, encoded by the coding sequence ATGAAAAGATACATAGCAATTGCAACTGCCCTAATGGTTTCAATTATTCTTAATTCCTGTTCTGTAGGTAAAGTATTGGACACCTCTTCTGCCCCGGATTTCAGCATCAGTGATTATCAAAGCTTTGATTTTTACAAAACGGATTTGGATATCACTGAAATGCCAGAATACGGAAAACGAGTGGATTGGATCAAAGAAGCCATTAAGAACAAATTGTCCACGATGGGCATAGAACAGGACACTGACAATCCTGATCTATTGGTAAACATTGGTATCGTCCTGGAAGAAAAAGTCCAAACAAGAGAAACAGACCTTAGAAGTGACCCTCCCATGTATGTAGGCCAAAGGAATTACCATTGGGAAGTCCAAGAGGTACCAGTGGGAACCTATAAGGAAGGTACTTTTACCGTTGATTTGGTAGATAAAGAAACAGACAAAATGGTATGGCAAGGCATATCCCAGGGCGTTATCACAGAAAATGATGAAAAAGCTAAAAAATACATCGTTGAAGGAGTGAATAATCTTATGTCAGAAATAGAAGAAAAATAA